One stretch of Candidatus Woesearchaeota archaeon DNA includes these proteins:
- a CDS encoding HD domain-containing protein encodes MGELYAKALILAISAHNGQFRKISKDPFIIHPVRVSELVLDWYVKFEDVELLRVCAVLHDVLEDTWVDDSVLRNLFGERVLSIVEELSIENSIRKSKRICKDEYIESLKSASIYAKLIKLADIWDNVQDTKFVSGWKSYFEDSKCILEIIDVEGSVFEAVFNEKKMALLKVVDDYLTKFA; translated from the coding sequence ATGGGAGAATTATATGCTAAAGCATTGATTTTAGCTATTTCAGCACATAATGGTCAGTTTAGAAAAATATCTAAGGATCCTTTTATTATTCATCCTGTTAGGGTTTCTGAATTAGTTTTAGATTGGTATGTAAAGTTCGAGGATGTTGAATTATTGAGGGTTTGCGCTGTTTTGCATGATGTTTTAGAGGATACTTGGGTTGATGATAGTGTTTTAAGGAATTTATTTGGAGAGCGCGTTTTATCTATTGTAGAAGAATTATCTATTGAAAATTCTATTAGAAAGTCTAAAAGGATTTGTAAAGATGAATATATTGAGTCTTTGAAAAGCGCTTCAATTTATGCTAAGTTAATTAAATTGGCGGATATTTGGGATAATGTTCAAGATACGAAGTTTGTTAGTGGCTGGAAGTCTTATTTTGAGGATTCTAAATGCATTCTTGAAATTATTGATGTTGAAGGTTCTGTGTTTGAAGCTGTGTTTAATGAGAAAAAGATGGCGCTTTTGAAAGTTGTTGACGATTATCTTACTAAATTTGCTTAA
- a CDS encoding nucleotidyltransferase domain-containing protein, which produces MDVKIVIDKALKELDSNSGVSELVNSFLIDLKGAVKKSGFPVSVVLGGSLAKGTFINGDFDVDIFVRFDKEFPDDLSDSLQKILEFMGVEFERIHGSRDYFQVDNDLLFEIVPVRKISNYLDAENVSDMSPLHVEYFLSKTKNNKRIVEDIKLAKLFMKSCRVYGAESYIKGFSGHVVDLLVIYYGSFLSLLENVTKWKDKKIIDIEKHHKFPLMSLNESKIQSPLVVVDPVQQDRNAAAALSKEKYLLFIGAAKRFLKAPCLDFFKKFDFDVHIDNLITKNSKKCDVYEISLKPIVDKRDVSGAKILKVFEHISESLEINDFVIKWKDWYFNRDLARLVFSLDASPLPSKKVVIGPPVDLVEHVKRFKNKYSSAKKEDDVLCAEIQRKYVEPISLFIDLLKSKALREKYDVLVEVKKIS; this is translated from the coding sequence GTGGATGTTAAAATTGTTATTGATAAGGCGCTTAAGGAACTTGATTCTAATAGTGGAGTCTCTGAGTTAGTTAATTCTTTTTTGATTGATCTTAAAGGCGCTGTTAAAAAATCAGGGTTTCCTGTAAGTGTCGTTCTTGGCGGGAGTTTGGCTAAAGGCACTTTTATTAATGGTGATTTTGATGTGGATATATTTGTTAGGTTTGATAAAGAGTTTCCTGACGATTTATCAGATTCTTTGCAGAAGATATTGGAATTTATGGGTGTTGAATTTGAAAGAATTCATGGATCTAGGGATTACTTTCAGGTAGATAATGATTTATTATTTGAAATTGTTCCTGTTAGGAAAATTTCTAATTATCTTGATGCAGAAAATGTTAGTGATATGAGTCCTTTGCATGTTGAATATTTTTTAAGCAAAACTAAAAATAATAAGCGCATTGTCGAGGATATTAAGCTTGCCAAGCTTTTTATGAAATCTTGCAGGGTATATGGTGCTGAAAGCTATATTAAAGGATTTTCTGGTCATGTTGTTGATTTGTTGGTTATTTATTATGGTTCTTTTTTATCTTTATTAGAGAACGTTACTAAGTGGAAAGATAAGAAGATTATTGATATTGAGAAGCATCATAAATTTCCTTTGATGAGTTTAAATGAAAGTAAAATACAAAGTCCTTTGGTTGTTGTTGATCCTGTTCAACAAGACAGAAATGCTGCTGCTGCTCTTTCGAAAGAAAAGTATTTGTTATTTATTGGAGCTGCGAAAAGATTTTTGAAAGCTCCTTGTCTTGATTTTTTTAAGAAGTTTGATTTTGATGTTCATATTGATAATTTAATCACTAAAAATTCTAAGAAATGTGATGTTTATGAGATTTCTTTGAAGCCTATCGTTGATAAAAGGGATGTTTCGGGAGCTAAGATTTTAAAAGTTTTTGAGCATATTTCAGAGTCTTTGGAAATTAATGATTTCGTTATTAAATGGAAAGATTGGTATTTTAATAGGGATTTAGCGAGATTGGTTTTTTCTTTGGATGCATCTCCTCTTCCCAGTAAAAAGGTTGTTATAGGTCCTCCTGTTGATTTAGTTGAACATGTTAAGAGATTTAAGAATAAATATTCTTCTGCGAAGAAAGAAGATGATGTTTTATGCGCTGAAATTCAAAGAAAATATGTTGAACC